Proteins encoded together in one Sulfitobacter pontiacus window:
- the cydB gene encoding cytochrome d ubiquinol oxidase subunit II yields MFGLELSFIWAGIIALAVLIYVILDGFDLGVGLLFPLSKDEGERDVMMNSVAPIWDGNETWLVLGGGGLFAVFPLAYATVMPALYMPIILMLLGLVFRGVAFEYRWRTVRGKHLWDISFFGGSLVASMCQGIALGALVQGIEIENRAYAGGWWDWLTPFSVLTGFAVTVGYAMLGATWLNMKLEGRIQAHMRRLAWPFAIATLVFMGLVSLWTPFLNDAFFGRWFAFPTAIFSFLVPALVAAAVYGLFHGLQRHWDVTPFLCALALFVLGFIGIGISFYPYIVPSSLTIVEAAAPDSSLKFALVGTLVLLPMILSYTIYTYWVFRGKIDPEEGYH; encoded by the coding sequence ATGTTTGGATTAGAGCTTTCGTTTATCTGGGCCGGCATCATCGCGCTTGCGGTGCTGATCTATGTCATCCTCGACGGGTTCGACCTTGGGGTCGGGCTGTTGTTCCCGTTGTCCAAGGACGAGGGCGAACGCGATGTGATGATGAACTCTGTCGCGCCGATCTGGGACGGCAATGAAACTTGGCTGGTTCTGGGTGGCGGCGGTTTATTCGCCGTTTTCCCGCTGGCCTATGCCACTGTGATGCCCGCGCTTTATATGCCGATCATTCTGATGCTGCTGGGGTTGGTCTTTCGTGGCGTCGCTTTTGAATACCGCTGGCGCACGGTGCGGGGCAAACATCTGTGGGATATCTCGTTCTTCGGGGGCTCGCTGGTGGCCTCCATGTGTCAGGGGATCGCGCTTGGCGCGCTGGTGCAGGGGATCGAGATCGAGAATCGCGCCTATGCCGGCGGCTGGTGGGACTGGCTGACGCCCTTCTCTGTCCTGACCGGTTTCGCGGTGACCGTCGGCTATGCGATGCTGGGCGCGACTTGGCTGAACATGAAGCTCGAGGGCCGTATTCAGGCGCATATGCGGCGGCTGGCCTGGCCCTTTGCCATTGCGACACTGGTGTTCATGGGGCTCGTCAGCCTTTGGACACCCTTCCTGAACGACGCTTTCTTTGGCCGCTGGTTCGCCTTTCCGACCGCGATCTTCAGCTTTCTGGTGCCTGCCTTGGTGGCCGCGGCCGTCTATGGGCTGTTCCACGGGCTGCAACGCCACTGGGATGTGACGCCGTTCCTCTGCGCGCTGGCGCTGTTCGTGCTGGGTTTTATCGGGATCGGGATCAGTTTCTACCCCTATATCGTGCCTTCCTCGCTGACCATCGTCGAGGCCGCGGCACCAGACAGTAGCCTCAAGTTCGCCTTGGTCGGCACCTTGGTCCTGCTGCCGATGATCCTGTCTTACACGATCTATACCTACTGGGTGTTCCGCGGGAAGATCGACCCCGAAGAGGGCTACCACTGA
- a CDS encoding ABC transporter ATP-binding protein produces MPDIVKITDLRKAYADGFEALKGVSLNIREGEILALLGPNGAGKTTLISTICGITTGTGGSVTVGGFDTVNDYRGARSMVGLVPQEINLEPFEKVISTVRFSRGLFGKPKDDAAVEKILRQLSLWDKKDSQIRALSGGMKRRVLIAKALAHEPRVLFLDEPTAGVDVELRRDMWNIVADLKASGVTIILTTHYIEEAEAIADRIGVIAHGELLLVEDKDTLMSRMGKKQLVVQLTQPIDAIPDSLASDALTLSDDGHALIYSYDTRAERTGITKLLSDVAAAGLVLSDLETSQSSLEDIFVDLVKEDAA; encoded by the coding sequence ATGCCTGACATCGTAAAGATCACCGACCTGCGCAAGGCCTATGCAGATGGGTTCGAGGCGCTGAAAGGCGTGTCGCTGAACATCCGAGAGGGCGAAATCCTTGCCCTGCTTGGCCCTAATGGCGCAGGGAAAACAACACTTATTTCAACCATTTGCGGGATCACGACCGGCACAGGCGGTAGCGTCACTGTGGGCGGTTTCGACACGGTAAACGACTACCGTGGTGCGCGGTCGATGGTCGGGCTGGTACCGCAAGAGATTAACCTTGAACCCTTTGAAAAAGTCATCAGCACTGTGCGTTTCTCGCGCGGGTTGTTTGGGAAGCCCAAGGATGATGCAGCAGTTGAAAAGATCCTGCGGCAGCTATCGCTGTGGGACAAGAAAGACAGCCAGATCCGCGCCTTGTCGGGCGGGATGAAACGTCGTGTCTTGATCGCCAAGGCATTGGCACACGAGCCCCGCGTCCTGTTCCTGGATGAACCCACCGCCGGCGTCGACGTAGAGCTGCGCCGCGATATGTGGAATATCGTCGCGGACCTGAAGGCCAGTGGCGTGACCATCATCCTCACCACCCACTATATCGAGGAAGCCGAGGCGATTGCCGACCGGATCGGTGTGATCGCCCACGGCGAGCTCCTGCTGGTCGAGGATAAAGACACGTTGATGTCACGCATGGGGAAAAAGCAGTTGGTGGTGCAGCTGACCCAACCGATTGACGCGATCCCCGACAGTCTTGCTTCTGACGCGCTGACCCTGTCCGACGACGGGCACGCGTTGATCTATTCCTATGACACGCGGGCAGAGCGGACGGGCATCACCAAGCTGTTGTCCGATGTGGCGGCCGCGGGGCTTGTACTGTCTGATCTTGAGACGTCGCAAAGCAGTCTTGAGGATATTTTTGTCGATCTGGTCAAGGAGGACGCGGCATGA
- a CDS encoding calcium/sodium antiporter — translation MPWVLSVLGLVILLLAGDALVKGAVNLSLRLGVPALIVSLTIVAFGTSAPELLVSIKAVLDDSPGIALGNVVGSNTANILLVLGVPALLATMHTSECSTRKTFNMMIAASVLFIGLAYRGVFDFWAGFVLLGALAYVLYDMYRDGKEHRRECKNAAAADLEEPEGADPDMPGWRIAVFLMLGLVGLPLGAGLLVDNASMIARAYGVSDTVIGLTLVAIGTSMPELATTVMAALRRQADVALGNVIGSNLFNLLGIIGIASLVGPIHVDPEFLRFDLWVMLGASLLLIPFVYLGRDINRIWGIVLCAVYAGYMAAVLI, via the coding sequence ATGCCTTGGGTTCTAAGTGTTTTGGGGCTGGTAATTTTGTTGCTGGCCGGGGATGCGTTGGTTAAGGGGGCGGTCAACCTGTCCTTGCGCCTCGGCGTGCCCGCTTTGATCGTCAGCCTGACGATTGTGGCGTTCGGGACGTCTGCGCCCGAATTGCTGGTGTCGATCAAGGCGGTGCTGGACGATTCACCGGGGATCGCATTGGGCAATGTCGTGGGGTCGAACACCGCGAACATCCTGCTGGTCCTCGGGGTGCCCGCCTTACTGGCGACGATGCACACGTCAGAGTGTAGCACGCGCAAGACGTTCAACATGATGATTGCCGCTTCGGTGTTGTTCATCGGGCTGGCGTATCGTGGCGTTTTCGATTTCTGGGCGGGTTTCGTGTTGCTGGGGGCCTTGGCCTATGTGCTGTACGACATGTACCGCGACGGCAAAGAGCATCGCCGCGAATGTAAAAACGCTGCCGCCGCTGACCTGGAAGAGCCCGAAGGGGCCGATCCCGATATGCCGGGCTGGCGCATCGCGGTATTCCTTATGCTCGGGTTGGTGGGTTTGCCCCTCGGGGCGGGGCTGCTGGTGGATAATGCGTCCATGATCGCGCGCGCCTACGGGGTTAGCGACACGGTCATCGGGCTGACGCTGGTGGCGATTGGAACCTCGATGCCCGAACTCGCCACAACTGTTATGGCTGCGCTGCGTCGTCAGGCCGATGTCGCCTTGGGTAACGTGATTGGGTCCAACCTGTTCAACCTGCTGGGCATTATCGGTATCGCGAGCCTTGTAGGTCCGATCCATGTTGATCCGGAATTCCTGCGGTTCGATCTGTGGGTCATGCTGGGGGCGTCGCTGCTGCTGATCCCCTTTGTGTATCTGGGGCGTGACATCAACCGCATCTGGGGCATCGTTCTATGTGCCGTCTATGCGGGCTATATGGCGGCTGTTCTGATCTAA
- a CDS encoding ABC transporter permease: MNWIAVKSIYTFEMARFFRTITQSLISPVLSTSLYFVVFGAAIGSRIQEVEGISYGAFIVPGLIMLSVITQSISNASFGIYFPKFIGTVFELLSAPVNFIEIVCGYVGAAATKALFIGVIILLTAFFFVDITIQHPIWMVAFLVLTCISFSLMGFIIGIWAGNFEQLQLVPLLIVTPLVFLGGSFYSISMLPPVWQVISHFNPVVYLISGFRWAFFGSADVPIVTSLLAIAGFTALCLAVIGWIFRTGWRIRQ, encoded by the coding sequence ATGAACTGGATCGCTGTCAAATCCATTTACACGTTTGAAATGGCGCGCTTCTTTCGCACCATCACGCAGAGTCTGATCTCTCCGGTGTTGTCGACATCGCTGTATTTCGTGGTGTTCGGCGCGGCGATCGGCAGCCGCATCCAAGAGGTCGAAGGCATCAGCTATGGCGCGTTTATCGTACCGGGGCTGATCATGCTGAGCGTGATCACGCAATCGATCTCGAACGCGTCCTTTGGCATCTATTTCCCCAAGTTCATCGGCACCGTGTTCGAACTTTTATCCGCGCCGGTTAACTTTATCGAAATTGTCTGCGGCTATGTCGGGGCTGCGGCGACCAAAGCACTGTTTATCGGGGTGATCATCCTGCTCACGGCGTTCTTCTTTGTGGACATCACCATTCAGCATCCGATCTGGATGGTGGCCTTTCTGGTGCTGACCTGCATCAGCTTTTCGCTGATGGGCTTCATCATCGGTATCTGGGCGGGCAACTTTGAACAGTTGCAGCTTGTGCCGCTGTTGATTGTGACGCCCTTGGTTTTCCTTGGGGGATCGTTCTATTCGATCTCTATGCTGCCGCCGGTGTGGCAGGTGATCTCTCACTTTAACCCGGTGGTGTATCTGATCTCGGGCTTCCGCTGGGCCTTCTTCGGATCGGCGGATGTGCCGATTGTGACGAGCCTTTTGGCCATCGCGGGCTTTACGGCGCTGTGTCTTGCGGTGATCGGTTGGATTTTCCGTACCGGCTGGCGGATTAGGCAGTAA
- a CDS encoding DUF2474 family protein, which yields MRRNWMTRTGWFVLIWVLSVAALGLVAYGIRLMIMP from the coding sequence ATGCGACGCAACTGGATGACACGCACCGGGTGGTTTGTCCTGATCTGGGTGCTGAGCGTCGCAGCGCTTGGGCTGGTGGCCTATGGGATCCGATTGATGATCATGCCCTAA
- a CDS encoding molybdenum cofactor biosynthesis protein MoaE, translating into MKISVQEAGFDLGQESQDFAAGHRDMGAIVTFTGIVRDLPDDPLQAMEIEHYPGMTESALTEMAETAMARFSLGDALVIHRFGRLLPGEMIMMVATAARHRKDAFEAAEFLMDYLKSRAPFWKREITAKGADWVASKAEDEDALARW; encoded by the coding sequence ATGAAGATCTCGGTTCAGGAAGCGGGTTTTGATCTGGGGCAGGAAAGCCAGGATTTTGCTGCCGGTCATCGGGATATGGGAGCCATCGTGACCTTCACCGGCATCGTGCGCGATCTGCCCGATGATCCGTTGCAGGCGATGGAGATTGAACACTACCCCGGCATGACCGAATCTGCCCTGACCGAGATGGCCGAAACCGCGATGGCGCGGTTTTCGCTGGGGGATGCGCTGGTCATTCACCGCTTTGGCCGATTGCTGCCGGGCGAGATGATCATGATGGTCGCCACCGCTGCGCGCCACCGCAAGGATGCGTTTGAAGCGGCTGAATTCCTGATGGATTACCTGAAGTCGCGCGCGCCCTTCTGGAAGCGTGAGATCACTGCCAAAGGGGCGGATTGGGTTGCATCAAAGGCAGAAGACGAAGACGCGCTGGCCCGATGGTAA
- a CDS encoding SDR family oxidoreductase, translated as MKHALVTGAGARLGRAMALYLGDSGYDVAVHYNSSSDGADEVVSELKAKGRQAVALQADLLDETATHDLLPRAAVALGGPITCLVNNASIFEYDNISTATEESWNRHIGSNLRAPFILTQAMAAQGLAPEADAQDEPVAVGLIINMLDQRVRKLTPEFMTYTIGKMGLWALTQTSSQALAPAIRVNAIGPGPTLKGAKQTDEHFARQRSKVILERGANPRDITAALGYFLDAPSVTGQLICTDGGQHLGWKTPDAQGLE; from the coding sequence ATGAAACACGCGTTGGTAACCGGAGCCGGAGCCCGCTTGGGGCGTGCGATGGCGCTATATCTCGGGGATAGCGGGTATGACGTTGCGGTGCATTACAACAGCTCGTCCGACGGTGCCGACGAGGTTGTGTCCGAATTGAAGGCAAAGGGGCGGCAGGCTGTCGCCCTACAAGCCGATCTGCTGGACGAGACCGCGACGCATGATCTGCTGCCACGCGCGGCAGTGGCGCTTGGCGGGCCGATCACCTGCCTTGTGAACAATGCGTCGATTTTTGAATACGACAACATCTCTACCGCGACAGAGGAAAGCTGGAACCGCCATATCGGCAGCAACCTGCGGGCACCTTTCATTCTGACGCAGGCCATGGCCGCGCAAGGATTGGCTCCGGAGGCTGACGCACAGGACGAGCCCGTCGCCGTGGGGCTGATCATCAATATGCTGGACCAGCGTGTGCGCAAGCTCACGCCGGAGTTCATGACATATACTATCGGCAAAATGGGGTTGTGGGCGCTGACCCAGACATCTTCCCAAGCACTGGCGCCGGCGATACGGGTCAATGCAATCGGTCCGGGGCCGACCCTGAAGGGGGCCAAGCAGACCGACGAACACTTTGCGCGGCAGCGGTCCAAGGTGATTCTCGAACGGGGGGCGAATCCCCGCGATATTACCGCTGCATTGGGCTATTTCCTTGATGCGCCGTCGGTCACGGGGCAGTTGATCTGCACTGACGGGGGGCAGCACCTAGGCTGGAAAACCCCCGACGCGCAAGGCCTAGAATAG
- a CDS encoding NADPH:quinone oxidoreductase family protein — MRAMQVTAYDQPLSEQELEMPVPAAGEVLIKVDACGLNFGDLLMIKGTYQQKPDLPFTLGMELSGSVAAVGEGVTDLAVGQRIAAYSGLLGLAEYAAIPANVCVPIPDDMPAEDAAAFLVAYGTSHVALDYKARLQPGERLLVLGASGGVGLTAVELGKLMGAEVIACARGAAKLEICRAAGADHLIDSETDDIREVVKSLGGADVVYDPIGGDQFKAALRACNPEARILPLGFASGEVPQIPANILLVKNIDVLGFFWGGYKNFKPQVLTDSFKVLIDWYSAGKLKPHVSHVLPLDQANEALDLLRTRKATGKVIVRVS, encoded by the coding sequence ATGCGCGCCATGCAAGTCACCGCCTATGACCAGCCCCTGTCCGAACAAGAGCTGGAAATGCCCGTCCCCGCCGCTGGCGAAGTGTTGATCAAGGTCGATGCCTGCGGGTTGAACTTTGGTGACCTGCTGATGATCAAGGGCACCTATCAGCAAAAGCCGGATCTGCCCTTCACGCTGGGGATGGAGCTTTCGGGCAGCGTCGCCGCCGTGGGGGAGGGCGTGACCGATCTGGCCGTTGGTCAACGGATCGCAGCCTATAGCGGCCTGCTGGGGCTGGCCGAATATGCCGCCATTCCCGCCAATGTCTGCGTGCCGATCCCCGACGATATGCCGGCCGAGGATGCCGCAGCCTTTCTTGTGGCCTATGGCACCAGTCATGTGGCGCTGGACTACAAGGCGCGGCTGCAACCGGGGGAACGTCTGCTGGTGCTGGGGGCATCAGGCGGGGTCGGGCTGACGGCGGTGGAGCTGGGCAAGCTCATGGGGGCAGAGGTCATCGCTTGCGCCCGTGGTGCGGCCAAGCTCGAGATTTGCCGCGCTGCCGGGGCCGACCATCTGATCGATTCAGAAACCGATGACATCCGCGAGGTGGTGAAATCCTTGGGCGGGGCAGATGTCGTCTATGACCCGATCGGCGGCGACCAGTTCAAGGCGGCGCTGCGGGCCTGCAACCCCGAGGCCCGTATCCTGCCGCTTGGGTTTGCCTCGGGCGAGGTGCCGCAGATCCCTGCCAATATCCTGCTGGTCAAGAACATCGACGTGCTGGGTTTTTTCTGGGGCGGGTACAAGAACTTCAAACCGCAGGTGCTGACAGACAGCTTCAAGGTGCTGATCGACTGGTATAGCGCGGGCAAGCTGAAACCCCATGTGAGCCACGTACTGCCGCTGGATCAAGCGAACGAAGCGCTGGATCTGCTGCGCACGCGCAAGGCGACGGGCAAGGTCATCGTACGGGTCAGCTAG
- the moaD gene encoding molybdopterin converting factor subunit 1, translating into MNILYFAWVRERIGLPREKVETSARTVLDLVEELRAREERYAVAFSDLSGLRVAVDQELADFDASLEGVREVAFFPPMTGG; encoded by the coding sequence ATGAATATTCTGTATTTTGCATGGGTTCGCGAACGTATCGGGCTTCCTCGTGAGAAGGTCGAGACATCGGCGCGCACCGTCTTGGATCTTGTAGAGGAACTGCGCGCGCGCGAAGAGCGCTATGCTGTCGCCTTTTCCGATCTGTCCGGCCTGCGTGTCGCCGTGGATCAGGAACTTGCCGATTTCGATGCCTCGTTGGAAGGGGTGCGCGAAGTGGCGTTTTTCCCGCCGATGACAGGGGGTTGA
- the pgsA gene encoding CDP-diacylglycerol--glycerol-3-phosphate 3-phosphatidyltransferase → MKWNIPNILTLLRLVAAPGVAVMFLYFSRPYADALAMFLFIAAAVTDWFDGYLARAWGQETKLGTMLDPIADKAMVVIALMVIVAFSSWSPWLVLPATVILFREVFVSGLREFLGDVSGTLKVTALAKWKTTAQMVAIAVLFGQGLFEHYFGMSIFGMDNALVGAILSGEEEDVLGLTWKFHGMIWAGRIGLVLLWIAAALTAITGYDYLRKSMPHLVEPR, encoded by the coding sequence ATGAAGTGGAATATCCCCAATATCCTGACGCTCTTGCGTCTTGTCGCGGCCCCGGGTGTGGCTGTGATGTTCTTGTATTTTTCGCGTCCCTATGCGGACGCTTTGGCGATGTTCCTGTTCATCGCCGCCGCAGTCACCGATTGGTTTGACGGCTATCTTGCGCGCGCATGGGGGCAGGAAACCAAGCTGGGGACCATGCTGGACCCGATTGCTGACAAGGCGATGGTGGTGATTGCGCTGATGGTGATCGTCGCGTTTTCAAGCTGGTCGCCATGGCTGGTGCTCCCTGCCACCGTGATCTTGTTTCGCGAAGTCTTTGTTTCGGGCCTGCGGGAGTTTCTGGGGGATGTGTCCGGCACCTTGAAGGTCACGGCGCTGGCCAAGTGGAAGACAACCGCGCAGATGGTCGCGATCGCCGTATTGTTCGGGCAGGGGCTGTTTGAACATTACTTTGGCATGTCGATTTTCGGCATGGATAACGCCTTGGTCGGTGCCATACTCTCTGGCGAGGAAGAGGACGTTCTAGGGCTCACTTGGAAGTTCCACGGGATGATCTGGGCCGGCCGGATCGGGTTGGTGCTGCTTTGGATCGCGGCGGCGCTGACGGCGATCACCGGCTATGATTATCTGCGCAAATCCATGCCCCATCTGGTGGAGCCACGCTAA
- a CDS encoding S49 family peptidase, giving the protein MRKYLPFLASRPTVSVVRLSGVIGGRTRGGLNDSGIGPAIDKAFNRGKPAAVVLEISSPGGSPVQSSLIGARIRRLAEEKNIPVIAFVEDVAASGGYWLAAAADEIYADPSSVLGSIGVISASFGADEFIQRHGVERRVYTAGQSKSMLDPFRPEKPEDVARLKQLLEDIHGNFIDHVTSRRGSKLSSDTDLFTGEVWLAKRATELGLIDGIGHLRPMIKQRFGDKVKFNRYGTKKGLLSRFGAQIIGDAVDSIEERAAYARFGL; this is encoded by the coding sequence ATGAGAAAATACCTTCCCTTTTTGGCCTCCCGTCCGACGGTTTCCGTGGTGCGACTGTCCGGCGTGATCGGGGGCCGCACCCGTGGTGGTCTGAACGACAGCGGCATTGGCCCTGCCATCGACAAAGCATTCAACCGCGGCAAACCCGCGGCTGTGGTTCTGGAAATCAGCAGTCCCGGCGGTAGCCCGGTGCAATCGTCGTTGATCGGCGCACGCATCCGGCGTCTGGCTGAGGAAAAGAACATCCCCGTCATCGCCTTTGTCGAAGATGTCGCGGCCTCTGGCGGATATTGGCTGGCCGCGGCTGCGGATGAAATCTATGCCGATCCCAGTTCCGTTCTGGGGTCCATCGGTGTGATCTCGGCGTCTTTTGGTGCGGATGAATTTATCCAACGCCACGGGGTAGAGCGGCGGGTTTATACTGCGGGCCAGTCCAAATCCATGCTCGACCCGTTCCGCCCTGAAAAGCCCGAAGATGTCGCGCGGTTGAAGCAACTGCTGGAGGATATCCACGGGAACTTTATCGATCACGTCACATCACGCCGCGGGAGCAAGCTTTCCTCTGATACTGACCTGTTCACCGGAGAGGTCTGGCTGGCGAAACGCGCCACCGAGCTGGGGCTGATCGACGGCATCGGCCACCTGCGCCCGATGATCAAGCAACGCTTTGGCGACAAGGTGAAGTTCAACCGCTACGGCACCAAAAAAGGGCTGCTGTCCCGCTTTGGTGCGCAGATCATCGGCGACGCGGTCGACAGTATTGAAGAGCGCGCGGCCTATGCGCGGTTCGGGCTCTGA
- the uvrC gene encoding excinuclease ABC subunit UvrC — translation MSDANEKPKTGHEVIQSYLKTIDGSPGVYRMLDSESRVLYVGKARNLRARVSNYARPSGHSGRIARMISNTASMMFLTTKTETEALLLEQNLIKQLKPKFNVLLRDDKSFPNILVTATHDYPQIKKHRGAKKEKGNYYGPFASAGAVNRTLNQLQRVFLLRDCSDAMFESRSRPCLQHQIKRCSAPCVGKISPEEYRKTVQDAEKFLNGKSTDIQGRLATEMAEASEAMEFERAAALRDRIKALTQVQTAQGINPQGVAEADIIALHLDQGQACVQVFFIRANQNWGNRDYYPRVGPDVDAAEVLEAFIGQFYDTREPPRQLILSNDIESPDLMVEALSGKLGRKVDIVVPKRGEKAELVDGALRNARESLARKLAETATQSNLLKGIADAFDLPAPPQRIEVYDNSHIQGTNAVGGMIVAGPDGMMKNQYRKFNIRGDDLTPGDDFGMMKEVLTRRFKRLLKEDPDRKLGMWPDLLLIDGGAGQVSAVASIMREYGVEDIPMVGVAKGVDRDAGKEEFYRVGKRPMALRHNDPVLYFIQRLRDEAHRFAIGTHRAKRAKAVGATPLDDVPGVGAARKRALLAHFGSAKAVGRANLSDLKAVDGVSVALAERIYAFFHERG, via the coding sequence ATGTCAGACGCTAACGAAAAACCCAAAACCGGCCATGAGGTGATTCAATCGTACCTGAAAACGATTGATGGCTCTCCTGGTGTGTACCGGATGCTCGATTCGGAAAGCCGTGTCCTTTACGTGGGCAAGGCGCGGAATTTGCGGGCGCGGGTAAGCAACTACGCGCGGCCGTCGGGTCATTCGGGCCGGATCGCGCGGATGATATCAAACACCGCATCGATGATGTTTCTGACCACGAAAACAGAGACCGAGGCGTTGCTGCTTGAACAGAACCTGATCAAACAGCTCAAGCCGAAATTCAACGTGCTGCTGCGCGATGACAAGAGCTTTCCCAATATTCTGGTCACGGCCACGCATGATTATCCGCAGATCAAAAAGCACCGTGGGGCCAAAAAAGAAAAGGGCAATTACTATGGGCCCTTCGCCAGCGCCGGTGCGGTGAACCGTACGCTGAACCAGCTGCAACGGGTGTTCCTGCTGCGCGATTGCTCTGACGCGATGTTCGAAAGCCGCTCGCGCCCCTGTTTGCAGCATCAGATCAAGCGTTGCTCTGCCCCCTGTGTGGGTAAGATCTCGCCCGAGGAATATCGCAAGACGGTGCAGGATGCGGAGAAATTCCTCAACGGTAAGTCCACCGATATTCAGGGCAGGCTGGCGACCGAGATGGCCGAGGCGTCGGAGGCGATGGAGTTTGAACGCGCCGCCGCCCTGCGCGACCGGATCAAGGCGCTGACGCAGGTGCAAACGGCACAGGGGATCAACCCGCAAGGCGTTGCGGAAGCGGATATTATCGCGCTGCACCTGGATCAGGGGCAGGCTTGCGTGCAGGTCTTCTTTATCCGCGCCAACCAGAACTGGGGGAACCGCGACTACTATCCCCGTGTGGGCCCCGATGTGGATGCCGCCGAGGTGCTGGAGGCCTTTATCGGTCAGTTTTATGACACCCGCGAACCACCGCGCCAGTTGATCCTGTCGAACGACATCGAAAGCCCCGATCTGATGGTCGAGGCGCTGTCGGGCAAGCTGGGACGTAAAGTTGATATTGTGGTCCCCAAACGTGGCGAAAAAGCAGAGCTGGTCGATGGGGCGCTGCGCAACGCGCGCGAATCTCTGGCGCGTAAACTGGCAGAGACAGCGACCCAGTCGAACCTTCTTAAAGGTATCGCTGACGCCTTTGATCTGCCTGCGCCGCCGCAACGGATCGAGGTCTACGATAACTCCCACATCCAGGGGACGAACGCGGTTGGCGGTATGATTGTCGCCGGCCCCGACGGGATGATGAAAAATCAGTACCGCAAGTTCAACATTCGCGGCGATGACCTGACGCCGGGGGATGACTTTGGCATGATGAAAGAGGTGCTGACCCGCCGTTTCAAACGGTTGCTCAAGGAAGACCCGGACCGCAAGCTTGGCATGTGGCCCGACCTGCTGTTGATCGACGGTGGTGCAGGGCAGGTGAGTGCTGTGGCGTCCATCATGCGCGAATACGGGGTCGAGGATATTCCGATGGTCGGCGTGGCCAAAGGTGTGGATCGTGATGCGGGCAAAGAGGAATTTTACCGCGTCGGCAAGCGCCCGATGGCCTTGCGGCATAATGATCCGGTTTTGTATTTCATCCAGCGTTTGCGCGACGAAGCCCACCGTTTCGCCATCGGCACCCACCGCGCCAAACGTGCCAAGGCCGTGGGGGCGACGCCCCTTGATGACGTGCCCGGCGTCGGTGCCGCCCGCAAACGCGCGCTGCTGGCCCATTTCGGGTCAGCCAAGGCCGTTGGTCGCGCGAACTTGAGCGACTTGAAGGCCGTCGACGGGGTGTCGGTTGCTTTGGCCGAACGGATTTATGCGTTTTTCCATGAACGCGGATAG
- a CDS encoding CoxG family protein, which translates to MKMSETRQIAASPAEVYAALLDPDMLIKCVPGATEVTGSPEEGFEATVVQKVGPVKATFKGQVTMTDMVPDQSIKISGEGKGGAAGFAKGEADVTLAAVDGGTELSYDVEAKVGGKLAQLGSRIIDGFAKKMADQFFNNLQETLEGPAEDAPAEAAEAADAPAEKKGWFGRSKS; encoded by the coding sequence ATGAAAATGTCAGAGACCCGCCAGATCGCAGCCAGCCCGGCAGAGGTATATGCCGCGCTGCTGGACCCTGACATGCTGATCAAATGCGTCCCCGGCGCGACCGAGGTGACCGGTTCGCCGGAAGAAGGGTTCGAGGCGACCGTGGTGCAGAAGGTCGGCCCCGTCAAAGCCACGTTCAAGGGGCAGGTCACCATGACCGATATGGTGCCCGACCAGTCGATCAAGATCAGCGGCGAAGGCAAAGGCGGTGCTGCGGGCTTTGCCAAGGGCGAGGCGGACGTGACGCTGGCTGCTGTCGATGGCGGGACCGAGCTTTCCTATGATGTCGAGGCCAAGGTCGGCGGCAAGCTTGCACAGCTTGGCAGCCGGATCATCGACGGGTTTGCCAAAAAGATGGCGGACCAGTTCTTTAACAACCTGCAAGAAACGCTTGAGGGCCCAGCCGAGGATGCGCCGGCGGAAGCGGCAGAGGCAGCGGATGCACCAGCCGAGAAAAAGGGCTGGTTCGGACGCAGCAAAAGCTGA